The following are encoded together in the Syngnathus scovelli strain Florida chromosome 12, RoL_Ssco_1.2, whole genome shotgun sequence genome:
- the add3b gene encoding adducin 3 (gamma) b isoform X2: MSLVEVRQLAGSLTLSLSSNDSKERCCESDPDSLRGRAMSPDLRQDFNMMEQRKRVTHILQSPVFKDELEGLIQDQMTKGNNPTGLLALRQIADLLMAGTVGGAGPLTSPISLGTVSPINDLYAAEAPSFAKGEKPSRCKLAGLYRLVDLFSWARCTGAYITVRVNKEQDHVLISPRGLSFAEVTAATLVKVNMIGDVVDQGSTDLGIDHFGFAPHAAIYAMRPDLKCIIHVHTPATAAVSSMKCGILPISQEALLLGDVSCFGYHGSLANKEEKVEFQKALGPTAKVMILRNHGLLALGETIEEAFHYMYHSQQACEIQALACSGSADNLLLLDKEKFKPLTQGAAAAGVPVSNDFKWKVGEAEFESLMRMLDNLGYRTGHSYRNPIVREKPRSKNDVEIPATVSAIMSDEDGEAAGLSSPFKFMAQKQQRERTRWLTSPNSYLRVNVPERSPSGDVSPRTKTMWMKSSEPGKSMGTPIKIEDPNQFVPLNTDPTEVLHKRNRIKEQHRGDLMTSGPKSHLLAGIVVDTIPGPAFIMEDEEHTRSLPPNPFNHLTEEVLEEYKTLVQRKQLGQDEDEDATDADEMTTFDGSTISLSLSPIMTPSKFDTIPNGKDHLSDPEEDLTLEVSKLSVSASESLEISMSAKDETPECQSKKKKKNKFRTPSFLKKSKKKEKTQVSAH; encoded by the exons GTGTTCAAAGATGAGTTGGAAGGCCTGATTCAGGACCAGATGACCAAAGGCAACAACCCCACAGGTCTCCTGGCCCTGAGGCAGATAGCTGACCTGCTCATGGCCGGCACGGTGGGAGGGGCCGGGCCTTTGACGTCACCCATCA GCTTGGGAACGGTGTCCCCCATCAACGACTTGTACGCCGCCGAGGCGCCATCCTTCGCCAAAGGCGAGAAGCCGAGCCGCTGCAAGCTTGCCGGCCTCTACAGGCTGGTTGACCTTTTTAGCTGGGCTCGTTGCACCGGCGCCTACATCACC GTGCGTGTCAACAAAGAGCAGGATCATGTTCTGATCAGTCCAAGAGGTCTGTCCTTTGCTGAGGTCACGGCAGCAACGTTG GTGAAAGTGAACATGATCGGCGACGTAGTGGACCAGGGCTCGACCGACTTGGGCATCGACCACTTTGGATTCGCTCCCCACGCCGCCATCTACGCCATGCGCCCCGACTTGAAATGCATCATCCACGTCCACACGCCCGCTACGGCCGCC GTGTCCTCCATGAAGTGTGGAATACTGCCCATTTCCCAGGAGGCCTTGCTCCTTGGAGACGTGAGCTGCTTCGGTTACCATGGCAGCCTGGCTAATAAAGAGGAGAAGGTGGAGTTTCAGAAAGCTCTGGGCCCGACTGCCAAG GTGATGATCCTAAGGAACCACGGGCTGCTTGCTTTGGGAGAAACCATAGAAGAAGCTTTCCACTACATGTACCACTCGCAGCAAGCGTGTGAAATCCAG GCATTGGCTTGCTCGGGCAGCGCGGACAACCTGCTGCTCCTGGACAAGGAGAAGTTCAAACCTCTCACGCAGGGAGCGGCCGCCGCCGGGGTGCCCGTCAGCAACGACTTCAAGTGGAAAGTGGGAGAGGCCGAGTTCGAGTCTCTGATGAGGATGCTGGACAACCTT GGATATAGAACAGGCCACTCGTACCGAAACCCCATCGTCCGCGAAAAGCCCCGATCCAAGAACGACGTGGAAATCCCCGCCACGGTGTCGGCGATTATGTCGGACGAGGACGGCGAAGCGGCGGGCTTGAGTAGCCCCTTTAAGTTTATGGCGCAGAAGCAGCAGCGGGAGCGGACGCGCTGGCTCACCTCGCCCAACAGTTACTTGAGGGTCAACGTGCCCGAACGCTCGCCCAGCGGAGACGTCAGCCCCAGAACCAAAACCATG TGGATGAAGTCATCAGAACCAGGCAAAAGCATGGGCACCCCAATTAAGATTGAAGACCCCAACCAGTTTGTGCCCCTCAACACTGACCCAACAGAAGTGTTGCACAAGAGGAACCGG ATAAAAGAGCAGCACAGAGGCGACCTGATGACGTCAGGTCCCAAGTCCCATTTACTGGCGGGCATTGTTGTGGACACCATCCCGGGACCG GCTTTCATCATGGAGGACGAGGAGCACACTCGCTCCCTTCCACCTAACCCTTTCAACCATCTGACAGAGGAGGTACTGGAGGAGTACAAGACCCTGGTGCAGCGAAAGCAACTAGGCCAAGACG AAGATGAAGACGCAACGGATGCAGACGAGATGACCACGTTTGACGGCTCCACAATCTCACTCTCACTTTCTCCTATCATGACACCATCCAAGTTCG ACACGATACCCAACGGGAAGGACCATTTGTCCGATCCGGAAGAGGACCTGACCCTGGAGGTTTCCAAGCTGAGCGTGAGCGCTTCGGAATCTCTGGAAATCTCCATGAGCGCCAAAGACGAGACCCCGGAATGTCagagcaagaagaagaagaagaacaagttCCGCACGCCTTCCTTCCTGAAGAAAAGCAAGAAGAAGGAGAAAACTCAGGTGTCGGCACATTAA
- the add3b gene encoding adducin 3 (gamma) b isoform X1, which produces MSLVEVRQLAGSLTLSLSSNDSKERCCESDPDSLRGRAMSPDLRQDFNMMEQRKRVTHILQSPVFKDELEGLIQDQMTKGNNPTGLLALRQIADLLMAGTVGGAGPLTSPISLGTVSPINDLYAAEAPSFAKGEKPSRCKLAGLYRLVDLFSWARCTGAYITVRVNKEQDHVLISPRGLSFAEVTAATLVKVNMIGDVVDQGSTDLGIDHFGFAPHAAIYAMRPDLKCIIHVHTPATAAVSSMKCGILPISQEALLLGDVSCFGYHGSLANKEEKVEFQKALGPTAKVMILRNHGLLALGETIEEAFHYMYHSQQACEIQVQALACSGSADNLLLLDKEKFKPLTQGAAAAGVPVSNDFKWKVGEAEFESLMRMLDNLGYRTGHSYRNPIVREKPRSKNDVEIPATVSAIMSDEDGEAAGLSSPFKFMAQKQQRERTRWLTSPNSYLRVNVPERSPSGDVSPRTKTMWMKSSEPGKSMGTPIKIEDPNQFVPLNTDPTEVLHKRNRIKEQHRGDLMTSGPKSHLLAGIVVDTIPGPAFIMEDEEHTRSLPPNPFNHLTEEVLEEYKTLVQRKQLGQDEDEDATDADEMTTFDGSTISLSLSPIMTPSKFDTIPNGKDHLSDPEEDLTLEVSKLSVSASESLEISMSAKDETPECQSKKKKKNKFRTPSFLKKSKKKEKTQVSAH; this is translated from the exons GTGTTCAAAGATGAGTTGGAAGGCCTGATTCAGGACCAGATGACCAAAGGCAACAACCCCACAGGTCTCCTGGCCCTGAGGCAGATAGCTGACCTGCTCATGGCCGGCACGGTGGGAGGGGCCGGGCCTTTGACGTCACCCATCA GCTTGGGAACGGTGTCCCCCATCAACGACTTGTACGCCGCCGAGGCGCCATCCTTCGCCAAAGGCGAGAAGCCGAGCCGCTGCAAGCTTGCCGGCCTCTACAGGCTGGTTGACCTTTTTAGCTGGGCTCGTTGCACCGGCGCCTACATCACC GTGCGTGTCAACAAAGAGCAGGATCATGTTCTGATCAGTCCAAGAGGTCTGTCCTTTGCTGAGGTCACGGCAGCAACGTTG GTGAAAGTGAACATGATCGGCGACGTAGTGGACCAGGGCTCGACCGACTTGGGCATCGACCACTTTGGATTCGCTCCCCACGCCGCCATCTACGCCATGCGCCCCGACTTGAAATGCATCATCCACGTCCACACGCCCGCTACGGCCGCC GTGTCCTCCATGAAGTGTGGAATACTGCCCATTTCCCAGGAGGCCTTGCTCCTTGGAGACGTGAGCTGCTTCGGTTACCATGGCAGCCTGGCTAATAAAGAGGAGAAGGTGGAGTTTCAGAAAGCTCTGGGCCCGACTGCCAAG GTGATGATCCTAAGGAACCACGGGCTGCTTGCTTTGGGAGAAACCATAGAAGAAGCTTTCCACTACATGTACCACTCGCAGCAAGCGTGTGAAATCCAG GTGCAGGCATTGGCTTGCTCGGGCAGCGCGGACAACCTGCTGCTCCTGGACAAGGAGAAGTTCAAACCTCTCACGCAGGGAGCGGCCGCCGCCGGGGTGCCCGTCAGCAACGACTTCAAGTGGAAAGTGGGAGAGGCCGAGTTCGAGTCTCTGATGAGGATGCTGGACAACCTT GGATATAGAACAGGCCACTCGTACCGAAACCCCATCGTCCGCGAAAAGCCCCGATCCAAGAACGACGTGGAAATCCCCGCCACGGTGTCGGCGATTATGTCGGACGAGGACGGCGAAGCGGCGGGCTTGAGTAGCCCCTTTAAGTTTATGGCGCAGAAGCAGCAGCGGGAGCGGACGCGCTGGCTCACCTCGCCCAACAGTTACTTGAGGGTCAACGTGCCCGAACGCTCGCCCAGCGGAGACGTCAGCCCCAGAACCAAAACCATG TGGATGAAGTCATCAGAACCAGGCAAAAGCATGGGCACCCCAATTAAGATTGAAGACCCCAACCAGTTTGTGCCCCTCAACACTGACCCAACAGAAGTGTTGCACAAGAGGAACCGG ATAAAAGAGCAGCACAGAGGCGACCTGATGACGTCAGGTCCCAAGTCCCATTTACTGGCGGGCATTGTTGTGGACACCATCCCGGGACCG GCTTTCATCATGGAGGACGAGGAGCACACTCGCTCCCTTCCACCTAACCCTTTCAACCATCTGACAGAGGAGGTACTGGAGGAGTACAAGACCCTGGTGCAGCGAAAGCAACTAGGCCAAGACG AAGATGAAGACGCAACGGATGCAGACGAGATGACCACGTTTGACGGCTCCACAATCTCACTCTCACTTTCTCCTATCATGACACCATCCAAGTTCG ACACGATACCCAACGGGAAGGACCATTTGTCCGATCCGGAAGAGGACCTGACCCTGGAGGTTTCCAAGCTGAGCGTGAGCGCTTCGGAATCTCTGGAAATCTCCATGAGCGCCAAAGACGAGACCCCGGAATGTCagagcaagaagaagaagaagaacaagttCCGCACGCCTTCCTTCCTGAAGAAAAGCAAGAAGAAGGAGAAAACTCAGGTGTCGGCACATTAA
- the LOC125978251 gene encoding max-interacting protein 1, translated as MQMMLCYKFIRQLALLSAALIMRMCSVAQLTMDAACTRLVGGIIHQVGQVAEAKDCNSIQPQSSAQCTHERRARGRLFVPVHTKNTSSEMVKYVGQQPQDNQRKKQELVSERGAFTDPRDSGDVSDCSLGDASDAKCSAMDTFMKNVQVLLDAAHYIESVDKNSGKCEHGYASTYPANDLALPQKHRKFNKNRKLDNIHNRSAHNELEKNRRAHLRLCLERLKSLIPLGPDCSRHTTLGLLNKAKVHIKKLEEADRRSQHQLDTLEREQRYLQRQLAQLQTLGERDRVRTDSLGSPTDSDRYESDREEIEVDVECTDFSLGEMDSVSSGGASDLDDQSSRQSSASDEGYSTCSLKVAFSA; from the exons atgcaaatgatgCTTTGTTATAAATTCATCCGTCAGCTCGCCTTGCTTTCTGCAGCATTGATCATGAGGATGTGTTCTGTGGCCCAGTTGACAATGGATGCGGCGTGCACGCGTTTAGTGGGAGGGATTATCCACCAAGTAGGGCAAGTGGCTGAGGCTAAGGACTGCAATTCCATCCAGCCTCAGTCATCCGCTCAGTGCACACACGAACGACGAGCCAGGGGCCGACTCTTCGTCCCCGTCCATACAAAGAACACCTCATCCGAAATGGTGAAGTACGTGGGACAACAACCCCAGGACAACCAGCGGAAAAAGCAGGAGCTAGTGTCGGAGCGCGGTGCGTTCACGGACCCGCGGGATTCGGGAGACGTGTCCGACTGCTCGCTGGGCGACGCGTCGGACGCCAAGTGTTCCGCCATGGACACGTTCATGAAGAACGTACAAGTGTTGCTCGACGCCGCGCACTACATCGAGAGCGTGGATAAGAACAGCGGAA AATGCGAGCATGGTTATGCTTCGACGTATCCTGCCAATGATCTGGCTCTCCCACAGAAACATCGTAAATTCAACAAGAACAGGAAATTGGACAATATTCACAATAG GTCAGCCCACAATGAACTGGAAAAGAATAG ACGAGCGCATCTCCGTCTGTGCTTGGAAAGGTTGAAGTCGCTCATCCCTCTGGGACCAGACTGCAGTCGGCACACCACGCTGGGACTCCTCAACAAGGCCAAAGTGCACATCAAG aaactagaggaggCAGACCGGAGGAGTCAGCACCAGCTGGACACCCTGGAGCGGGAGCAGAGATACTTGCAGAGGCAGCTGGCCCAGCTCCAGACGCTCGGCGAAAGAGACCGCGTCCGCACGGACAGCCTAGGCTCCCCCACCGACTCGGACCGCTACGAATCGGACCGAG AGGAGATCGAAGTGGACGTGGAGTGCACCGACTTCTCCCTAGGAGAAATGGACAGCGTGAGTAGCGGCGGGGCCAGCGACCTGGACGACCAGAGCAGCCGGCAGAGCTCGGCCAGCGACGAGGGCTACTCTACCTGCAGCCTCAAAGTGGCCTTCTCTGCTTGA
- the smndc1 gene encoding survival of motor neuron-related-splicing factor 30: MSEDLVKQLGSYKAQLQQVEVALSTDQENEDLLKLQKDLQEVIDLTKDLLASQPADATPSANGAAPTPIRHIWKVGDKCLSVWSQDGQVYEAEIEEIDHENSTAAVTFTGYGNAEIIPLQNLKAVEDRRRLEDDLGLSRNKSRKEQIAEQREYKKKKAQKKVLRMKELEQEREDQKSKWQQFNNKAYSKNKKGQVKRSIFASPESVNGKVGVGTCGIADKPMTQYNDTSKYNVRHLMPQ, translated from the exons ATGTCGGAGGATTTAGTGAAGCAGCTCGGCAGCTACAAAGCTCAGCTACAGCAGGTTGAAGTTGCCTTGTCCACCGACCAAGAAAATGAGGATCTTCTCAAGCTACAGAAAGACTTGCAG GAAGTCATTGACCTGACCAAGGACCTCTTGGCCTCGCAGCCTGCAGACGCCACCCCCAGTGCCAATGGGGCCGCACCGACACCCATCAGGCACATCTGGAAAGTGGGAGACAAGTGTTTGTCCGTGTGGAGTCAGGATGGACA GGTGTATGAGGCCGAGATCGAGGAGATCGACCACGAGAACAGCACAGCCGCTGTCACCTTCACTGGCTACGGCAACGCTGAAATCATCCCCCTGCAGAACCTCAAAGCGGTGGAGGACCGCAGGCGTCTCGAAGACGACCTCGGCTTGTCCAGGAACAAATCAAG AAAGGAGCAGATCGCCGAGCAGCGAGAATACAAAAAGAAGAAAGCCCAGAAAAAGGTgctgaggatgaaggaattagAGCAAGAGCGAGAGGACCAAAAGTCCAAGTGGCAACAGTTCAACAACAAAGCTTACTCAAAGAACAAGAAAGGACAG GTGAAGAGAAGCATATTTGCATCTCCAGAAAGCGTCAACGGGAAAGTTGGGGTGGGCACGTGCGGCATCGCAGACAAGCCCATGACGCAGTACAACGACACGTCCAAATACAACGTCAGGCATTTAATGCCGCAGTGA
- the LOC125978250 gene encoding alpha-2A adrenergic receptor-like, with the protein MDCLNLTNKTAVARHLYGAQTSAPLTLLVGVLILLTVFGNIMVVIAVTTCRALRAPQNLFLVSLACADILVATSVMPFSLANELMGYWFFGKVWCEIYLALDVFFCTSSIVHLCAISLDRYWSITRAVEYNLRRTPQRIKCTILIVWVLAAMISFPPLITMKKDKGQEDRPECKINDEKWYIVFSSTASFFAPCAIMVLVYVRIYQVAKQRTRAPPGERSRENGRPEREDGEVNGELADESSSDGYEVTLCSLKKRRPARTAEWGREKPGEAVEKTQANTSRWKGRQRRERRFTLVLAVVVGVFVLCWLPFFFTYTLTAVCACCVPETLFKMFFWLGYCNSSLNPLIYTVFNNDFRRSFKKILCRKTHVDL; encoded by the coding sequence ATGGACTGCCTGAACTTGACCAATAAGACGGCGGTGGCCCGGCACTTGTATGGAGCTCAGACCTCGGCACCTCTCACCCTCCTGGTGGGTGTCCTCATCCTGCTGACCGTCTTCGGCAACATCATGGTGGTCATCGCCGTGACCACATGCCGTGCTCTCAGAGCCCCCCAGAACTTATTCCTGGTGTCTCTGGCGTGCGCCGACATCCTGGTGGCTACCTCGGTGATGCCCTTCTCCCTGGCCAATGAACTGATGGGTTACTGGTTCTTCGGCAAGGTGTGGTGTGAAATCTACCTGGCGCTGGATGTGTTTTTCTGCACGTCTTCCATCGTCCACCTCTGCGCCATAAGCCTGGACCGATACTGGTCCATCACACGGGCCGTCGAGTACAACTTGAGAAGGACGCCTCAGCGGATCAAATGCACCATCTTGATTGTTTGGGTGCTGGCGGCCATGATCTCCTTCCCGCCGCTGATCACCATGAAGAAGGACAAAGGCCAAGAGGACCGACCCGAATGTAAAATCAACGACGAGAAGTGGTACATCGTTTTCTCCAGCACCGCTTCCTTCTTCGCGCCCTGCGCCATCATGGTTTTAGTCTACGTGAGGATCTACCAGGTGGCCAAACAGAGGACAAGAGCCCCGCCGGGTGAAAGGTCACGAGAAAACGGACGCCCGGAGCGTGAGGACGGAGAGGTGAACGGGGAGCTGGCAGACGAATCATCATCGGACGGCTACGAAGTAACCTTGTGTTCTCTGAAGAAGAGGCGACCCGCCCGGACGGCCGAGTGGGGTCGCGAGAAGCCCGGAGAAGCCGTCGAGAAGACACAGGCCAACACCAGCCGCTGGAAAGGAAGACAGCGCCGAGAGAGACGCTTCACGTTAGTGCTGGCCGTGGTGGTGGGAGTGTTCGTCCTCTGCTGGCTGCCCTTCTTCTTCACGTACACGCTCACGGCCGTGTGCGCCTGCTGCGTGCCCGAGACGCTCTTCAAGATGTTCTTCTGGTTGGGATACTGTAACAGCTCCCTCAACCCGCTCATTTATACCGTTTTCAATAATGACTTCCGCAGGTCCTTTAAAAAGATCCTCTGCAGAAAAACACATGTTGATTTATAA
- the bnip4 gene encoding BCL2 interacting protein 4, with translation MSIPNDASSLEESLQGTWVESHFSAAASQSNSHHGSQELVMPTSTQQDDVENMLLDAQRESGRSSSGGSSQCNSPRRVLTPLVWRGSGGSSLQSEEDLQERRQEVEVMTKKNPDWIWDWCSRPENNPPKEFLLKHPKRSTPLSMRKSSVMKKGGVLSPDFLQLFLPSLIISHILAIGLGIYIGKRLASHHTL, from the exons ATGTCGATACCAAACGACGCTTCTTCCTTGGAGGAGAGTTTGCAAG GTACTTGGGTGGAGTCCCACTTCAGTGCTGCAGCCTCACAAAGCAACAGTCACCACGGAAGCCAGGAGCTCGTAATGCCCACGTCCACGCAGCAGGATGACGTGGAGAACATGCTGCTGGATGCCCAACGCGAGTCCGGCAGGAGCAGCTCAGGCGGAAGCTCGCAATGCAACAG CCCACGCAGAGTACTGACCCCCCTTGTATGGAGAGGCTCTGGGGGAAGCAGCTTGCAG TCAGAAGAGGACCTTCAGGAAAGAAGACAGGAAGTGGAGGTGATGACGAAAAAAAACCCAGACTGGATCTGGGACTGGTGCAGTCGACccgagaacaatccaccaaa GGAGTTCCTGCTCAAACACCCCAAGCGCTCCACCCCGCTCAGCATGCGCAAGAGCAGCGTCATGAAGAAGGGCGGTGTCCTCTCCCCCGACTTCCTACAACTCTTCCTACCCTCCTTAATCATCTCGCACATACTCGCAATCGGCCTCGG GATATACATCGGGAAGCGCCTGGCCTCCCACCACACCTTGTGA